Proteins from one Pygocentrus nattereri isolate fPygNat1 chromosome 16, fPygNat1.pri, whole genome shotgun sequence genomic window:
- the st6galnac4 gene encoding alpha-N-acetyl-neuraminyl-2,3-beta-galactosyl-1,3-N-acetyl-galactosaminide alpha-2,6-sialyltransferase isoform X2 translates to MQKIRWLCLLIFTLFLVLWYSHVTRTGDGVVDLGLRGYERIPSSETSDFRYLALHCGRCAVVSSSGHMRGSGRGIEIDGHDCVIRMNAAPTWGFQGDVGNRTSVRVVSHTSVPHLLRHEDVFFRHEADTLYVVWGPERNMRQDGKGRVFNTLVKLTRKYPHAHIYTVSREKVLYCDRVFQDETGKNRMKSGAFLSTGFFTMILAMEVCDSIDVYGMMDGSYCSVANHTSVPYHYYENYRLDECGMYRVHERAKRGGHRFVTEKSIYKRWASQGKLRFPYPTWSPLQQA, encoded by the exons ATGCAGAAGATCCGCTGGCTCTgcctcctcatcttcaccctCTTTCTGGTGCTGTGGTACAGTCATGTAACCAGAACAGGAGACGGTGTTGTTGACCTGGGCCTCCGTGGCTATGAGAGGATTCCATCGTCTGAAACATCTGATTTTCGC TACCTGGCGCTCCACTGTGGCCGCTGTGCCGTGGTGTCCAGTTCGGGCCACATGCGCGGCAGTGGGCGGGGCATCGAGATCGATGGACACGACTGCGTGATCCGTATGAACGCGGCACCCACGTGGGGCTTCCAGGGTGACGTGGGGAACCGGACGAGCGTCCGCGTCGTCTCGCACACCAGCGTTCCCCACCTGCTGCGGCACGAGGACGTGTTCTTCAGGCACGAGGCGGACACCCTGTACGTGGTGTGGGGTCCTGAGAGGAACATGAGGCAGGATGGAAAGGGCCGGGTGTTTAACACACTGGTCAAACTGACCAGGAAATACCCACACGCTCACATCTACACGGTCAGCAGGGAGAAGGTGCTGTACTGCGACCGCGTGTTCCAGGACGAGACGGGCAAGAACAG aatgaAGTCAGGTGCATTTCTCAGTACTGGGTTTTTCACCATGATTTTGGCGATGGAGGTGTGTGACAGCATTGATGTTTATGGGATGATGGATGGTTCTTATTGCAG TGTTGCCAACCACACCTCGGTGCCATATCACTATTACGAGAACTACCGTCTGGACGAGTGCGGGATGTACAGGGTGCACGAACGAGCCAAGAGAGGCGGCCATCGCTTCGTTACGGAGAAGAGCATCTACAAACGCTGGGCCTCGCAGGGAAAACTGCGCTTTCCATACCCCACCTGGTCGCCTCTTCAACAAGCCTGA
- the st6galnac4 gene encoding alpha-N-acetyl-neuraminyl-2,3-beta-galactosyl-1,3-N-acetyl-galactosaminide alpha-2,6-sialyltransferase isoform X1 gives MKYLKIRWLCLLIFTLFLVLWYSHVTRTGDGVVDLGLRGYERIPSSETSDFRYLALHCGRCAVVSSSGHMRGSGRGIEIDGHDCVIRMNAAPTWGFQGDVGNRTSVRVVSHTSVPHLLRHEDVFFRHEADTLYVVWGPERNMRQDGKGRVFNTLVKLTRKYPHAHIYTVSREKVLYCDRVFQDETGKNRMKSGAFLSTGFFTMILAMEVCDSIDVYGMMDGSYCSVANHTSVPYHYYENYRLDECGMYRVHERAKRGGHRFVTEKSIYKRWASQGKLRFPYPTWSPLQQA, from the exons ATGAAGTATCTG AAGATCCGCTGGCTCTgcctcctcatcttcaccctCTTTCTGGTGCTGTGGTACAGTCATGTAACCAGAACAGGAGACGGTGTTGTTGACCTGGGCCTCCGTGGCTATGAGAGGATTCCATCGTCTGAAACATCTGATTTTCGC TACCTGGCGCTCCACTGTGGCCGCTGTGCCGTGGTGTCCAGTTCGGGCCACATGCGCGGCAGTGGGCGGGGCATCGAGATCGATGGACACGACTGCGTGATCCGTATGAACGCGGCACCCACGTGGGGCTTCCAGGGTGACGTGGGGAACCGGACGAGCGTCCGCGTCGTCTCGCACACCAGCGTTCCCCACCTGCTGCGGCACGAGGACGTGTTCTTCAGGCACGAGGCGGACACCCTGTACGTGGTGTGGGGTCCTGAGAGGAACATGAGGCAGGATGGAAAGGGCCGGGTGTTTAACACACTGGTCAAACTGACCAGGAAATACCCACACGCTCACATCTACACGGTCAGCAGGGAGAAGGTGCTGTACTGCGACCGCGTGTTCCAGGACGAGACGGGCAAGAACAG aatgaAGTCAGGTGCATTTCTCAGTACTGGGTTTTTCACCATGATTTTGGCGATGGAGGTGTGTGACAGCATTGATGTTTATGGGATGATGGATGGTTCTTATTGCAG TGTTGCCAACCACACCTCGGTGCCATATCACTATTACGAGAACTACCGTCTGGACGAGTGCGGGATGTACAGGGTGCACGAACGAGCCAAGAGAGGCGGCCATCGCTTCGTTACGGAGAAGAGCATCTACAAACGCTGGGCCTCGCAGGGAAAACTGCGCTTTCCATACCCCACCTGGTCGCCTCTTCAACAAGCCTGA